A part of Drosophila bipectinata strain 14024-0381.07 chromosome 3L, DbipHiC1v2, whole genome shotgun sequence genomic DNA contains:
- the FucTD gene encoding alpha-(1,3)-fucosyltransferase C: MPSDKVCPIPMDKILSFRRNPAPEQQLNQQTDQMEAIPNFLPAQLTSNDLQGAPGRAKDGSKEVIPTRGRRLTAGESLQSDMDGLPPPRRSPVSRRNVDDEPSTTSQYMNVIKAALAVVTVCVMLTTIPLYRRQQAKKDANQKRILLWNDDSLVRGAATHMECGCIVTNRREPSDKQIDAVVFNADYPYSMEGFPQLNHTSDYLVVFSALKPLNKVENPLRNGLNPPFNLTMTYRRDSHLVWSDYYFSHSHMAKRLRGFRPRKNFSVDDFSLETARRLEAVLNAKKELAVYLMYEVNDDSLPESLYLEQMRKYAELEAQSICVGSNDCSGYFFWLVFETSACPDYVPTQMYMAMEKLIVPVVIGSGNLTNLVPEGSYIRGSDFDSPKELVDYLKDLSTKPHEYIAYFWWHSLYKVRAIAQPYCALCHFLQTPPKERQLKKEGTDLGFIHWWTEYQCPVKYTTFL; this comes from the exons ATGCCGTCGGACAAAGTTTGTCCCATTCCGATGGATAAGATCTTGAGCTTCCGCCGGAACCCCGCGCCCGAGCAGCAGCTGAATCAGCAAACCGACCAGATGGAGGCCATCCCCAACTTCTTGCCGGCCCAGTTGACCAGCAATGACCTCCAAGGAGCTCCAGGGCGTGCCAAAGATGGCTCTAAGGAGGTAATACCGACCAGGGGTCGCAGGCTAACGGCCGGTGAGTCACTTCAGTCCGACATGGACGGCTTGCCGCCGCCACGACGATCGCCCGTGTCTCGAAGGAATGTCGATGACGAGCCGTCCACCACGAGTCAGTACATGAACGTCATAAAGGCCGCCCTGGCCGTGGTCACCGTCTGCGTGATGCTCACCACGATTCCGCTGTATCGTCGCCAGCAGGCCAAGAAGGACGCCAACCAGAAGAGGATCCTCTTGTGGAACGACGACTCGCTGGTTCGCGGTGCGGCAACCCACATGGAATGCGGCTGCATCGTCACCAATCGCAGGGAGCCATCCGACAAGCAAATCGACGCAGTGGTCTTCAACGCGGACTACCCATACTCCATGGAGGGGTTCCCACAACTCAATCACACTTCCGACTATCTGGTGGTGTTCTCGGCTCTGAAGCCCCTCAACAAGGTCGAAAATCCACTGCGCAACGGCCTGAATCCGCCCTTTAATCTCACAATGACATATCGCCGGGACTCGCACCTGGTCTGGTCGGACTACTACTTCTCGCACAGCCACATGGCCAAGCGGCTGCGAGGATTCCGTCCCCGCAAAAACTTCTCCGTGGATGACTTCTCACTGGAGACGGCACGGCGCTTGGAGGCGGTGCTGAACGCGAAGAAGGAGCTGGCAGTGTACCTGATGTACGAGGTGAACGACGACTCCCTGCCGGAGAGCCTCTACTTGGAGCAGATGCGCAAGTACGCCGAACTCGAGGCCCAGAGCATCTGTGTGGGCAGCAATGA CTGCAGTGGATACTTCTTCTGGCTAGTTTTCGAAACTAGTGCCTGCCCAGACTACGTGCCAACCCAAATGTACATGGCCATGGAGAAGCTGATAGTCCCCGTCGTGATCGGAAGTGGCAACCTCACCAACCTGGTGCCGGAAGGCTCCTACATCCGTGGCAGTGACTTTGACTCGCCCAAGGAGCTGGTCGACTACCTAAAGGACCTCTCGACCAAGCCGCACGAGTACATAGCCTACTTCTGGTGGCACTCGCTCTACAAGGTCCGAGCCATCGCCCAGCCCTACTGCGCTCTCTGCCACTTCCTCCAGACGCCCCCGAAGGAGCGTCAGCTGAAGAAGGAGGGCACGGATCTTGGGTTCATCCATTGGTGGACCGAGTACCAGTGTCCAGTCAAGTACACCACTTTCCTTTAG
- the LOC108126202 gene encoding uncharacterized protein yields the protein MEKVMKAQEASGVAPASALRCCCNCRRKLDPYQLFDDNVEDIAKSLAQIMLICGINTSKSCMAKSIIKRAFVYHDKLRTTCPPQPAPGTHLNREDVLQALRLKCSMEPVEAMLAYSIIKRAFKAFYHGKPPVSISNPIVDAMAVHTQYSAWMHAAYKTARIFDNYKAAFFWAHKHYERQINLVYCALYKRMTARSDPLMVPGCPCKGCSKQEVPGHPKAGQRKMEKIKLSEGADLPEPCILCGLQVPKMDKDKMVRTRLPRPILNHEVNLPRCQECNSPFLICECNIDQLTGEQFGECGQDSYKVKWYRLEEPHLIGSVGTTRARDDNSEDPEDSTYGEAMEPPEDWDNHHCPIDCKHDSCSEASNVCQSSDSSDEASTFASCSEGEGDEDIVAKLEDYLNKLWNEEVAQKKNPNYVPRTIEPPTPRCNKCRD from the coding sequence ATGGAGAAAGTAATGAAGGCGCAAGAGGCTTCGGGCGTGGCGCCCGCGTCTGCACTGCGATGCTGTTGCAACTGCAGGAGGAAGCTGGATCCCTATCAGCTGTTCGATGACAACGTGGAGGACATCGCCAAGAGCCTGGCCCAGATAATGCTCATCTGCGGCATCAACACGAGCAAGTCCTGCATGGCCAAGTCGATCATTAAGCGGGCCTTCGTCTACCACGACAAGCTGCGCACCACGTGTCCGCCGCAGCCGGCTCCTGGCACCCACTTGAACCGGGAGGACGTGCTGCAGGCCCTGCGACTAAAGTGCTCCATGGAACCAGTGGAGGCGATGTTGGCCTACTCGATTATCAAGCGGGCTTTCAAGGCTTTCTACCACGGAAAGCCGCCGGTCAGCATCAGCAACCCCATTGTGGATGCCATGGCGGTGCACACCCAGTACTCCGCCTGGATGCACGCAGCCTACAAGACGGCCAGGATCTTCGACAACTACAAGGCGGCCTTCTTCTGGGCCCACAAGCACTACGAGCGCCAGATAAACCTCGTCTACTGCGCCCTGTACAAGCGGATGACGGCCCGGTCGGATCCCCTGATGGTGCCCGGGTGTCCTTGCAAGGGCTGCTCCAAGCAGGAGGTGCCCGGCCACCCCAAGGCTGGCCAGCGCAAAATGGAGAAGATCAAGCTGTCGGAGGGTGCAGATCTCCCGGAACCCTGCATCCTTTGCGGCTTGCAAGTTCCCAAGATGGACAAGGACAAGATGGTCAGGACCCGACTGCCCCGGCCCATCCTCAACCACGAGGTGAACCTGCCCCGGTGCCAGGAGTGCAACTCGCCCTTCCTCATCTGCGAGTGCAACATCGACCAGCTGACTGGCGAGCAGTTCGGCGAGTGCGGTCAGGACTCGTACAAGGTCAAGTGGTACCGCCTGGAGGAGCCCCATCTCATCGGCTCGGTGGGCACCACAAGAGCTCGAGACGACAACTCGGAGGACCCGGAGGACAGCACCTACGGGGAGGCGATGGAGCCTCCCGAGGACTGGGACAACCACCACTGCCCCATTGACTGCAAACACGACTCCTGCAGCGAGGCCTCGAATGTGTGCCAGTCCTCAGACTCCTCCGACGAGGCGTCCACCTTCGCCAGCTGCTCCGAGGGCGAGGGGGACGAGGACATCGTGGCCAAGCTGGAAGACTACCTCAACAAGCTCTGGAACGAGGAGGTGGCCCAGAAGAAGAACCCCAACTATGTGCCCAGGACTATCGAGCCGCCGACTCCGCGGTGCAACAAGTGCAGGGACTGA
- the SA2 gene encoding cohesin subunit SA-2 isoform X1, producing the protein MSDSSSDSEVAVEMEENRSQSHEDFQDDQPMGAMRAEQSEMGRTLLQLVLDKNQKHENLACLWVNEYMLDSTAALVSFFQFVVEASGSHYTIPKDTHMPFAYRDLVIAATVQFRNVSLYYPMIRKTAASFVKYVGGFGQSLLKAADGTPIFFDNIFLKEITGFVMTCSESKVRPFRHTGTMIGLKMMTTLQELSTLNSGLLQNLWLSMFQVIFVNRCIDVVDDIRLLCLSELGLWLEKYPDSFLRPDHARYLFEGLQDTSSKVRESCLQNILKLSRNEILRPVCLEQGKKLKRLLMNICVQPENELCELALNILTDFCGSSSGFLEEEECRLLEQLMFAANRGLAQAAASFSNQRRKGATDSENLRSLLEFFNENGQYEHTAYLVDALFGTCDLIVDWRLMVQMLLEEQRPQLSKKESSTLIEILYRGVKQAITGEIPPGRYTKNLVRRPTAGSVGLATEILAPVLSKLIEKYSTDSENVKNLLELPQMLDLRSWSKYQVVQLLEQIKEILFTTTGNPVLRMGARTLVHLSLVEASIISEILSNAVTNYKIAFRTWQESYGALYGSSGSSSSTSSSVKSQKVRQSRLLETLRLVSALYGQFDLSGYHLTESVLASLKRVVRESDGSQRDALPLEGRSLYMEVCYFSLSWDLKRARKHEDDELYLVELCAALKKHFEDFLFVTRDLIRDMRNVFLAYESYNYLCDLFVLFGEQLVLSPSPSVNGLTYKPTIEDIRLVETFMMAYIFRDNPSEIVKECNFDELQKKRRVLSGYCKLVAFNVVPSMRASVVFQHYDKFFEPFGDIMRAAMERAVDINCVNYGMTVLHSLLLYYRRIMANYKDDPERVVDSDEFTHLLSLARRLAETFNPSLVENRRGVLTLHRAGIMFVLESVPSDPTSAPKNLIFLRVIQEFVPQILVQDKQNIREFLDGIEEPSLPSCRREMWQPLEEYRSALNQKVRARSKIGCHGDLKSEG; encoded by the exons ATGAGTGATTCATCAAGTGATTCAGAAGTTGCGGTGGAAATGGAGGAGAACAG ATCGCAAAGCCACGAGGACTTCCAGGATGATCAGCCCATGGGAGCCATGAGAGCGGAACAGTCTGAAATGGGTAGAACCCTCCTCCAACTGGTTCTGGACAAGAACCAAAAACACGAG AACTTGGCCTGTTTGTGGGTGAACGAGTACATGCTAGACTCCACTGCTGCTCTGGTTTCCTTCTTCCAGTTCGTGGTGGAGGCCAGCGGGAGCCACTACACAATTCCCAAGGATACGCACATGCCCTTCGCCTACAGAGACCTGGTCATAGCTGCCACGGTTCAGTTTCGCAAT GTCAGCTTGTACTATCCCATGATTAGGAAGACTGCGGCATCCTTTGTCAAATATGTAGGGGGCTTTGGGCAGAGTCTTCTGAAGGCAGCCGATGGTACCCCTATATTCTTCGATAACATCTTCCTCAAAGAAATCACGGGCTTTGTGATGACCTGTTCGGAGTCTAAAGTGCGCCCCTTCCGACATACTGGAACTATGATAG GTCTTAAGATGATGACCACCCTTCAGGAGCTCTCCACTTTAAACAGCGGCCTGCTGCAAAATCTGTGGCTATCCATGTTCCAGGTCATATTCGTGAACCGTTGCATCGACGTGGTGGACGACATCCGCCTGCTCTGCCTATCCGAGTTGGGCTTGTGGCTGGAAAAGTATCCGGACAGCTTCTTGCGGCCAGATCACGCTCGATACCTATTCGAGGGCCTCCAGGACACCTCGAGCAAGGTGCGGGAGAGCTGCCTGCAGAACATCTTGAAGCTGAGCCGCAACGAGATCCTCCGTCCCGTTTGTCTGGAACAGGGCAAGAAGCTCAAGCGGCTTCTGATGAATATTTGCGTTCAGCCGGAGAACGAACTGTGTGAGTTGGCCCTCAACATCCTGACCGACTTCTGTGGCTCTTCGTCGGGGTttctggaggaggaggagtgcCGGTTGCTGGAGCAGCTGATGTTTGCCGCCAATCGAGGCCTGGCCCAGGCGGCAGCTTCGTTTTCCAACCAACGACGCAAAGGGGCAACAGATTCTGAAAATCTGCGATCtcttttggaatttttcaaCGAAAACGGACAGTACGAGCACACGGCCTATTTGGTAGATGCCCTATTTGGAACCTGCGACCTCATAGTGGACTGGAGGCTGATGGTCCAAATGCTTCTCGAAGAGCAGCGCCCACAACTATCCAAGAAGGAGAGCTCTACTCTGATAGAGATTCTGTACCGTGGCGTCAAACAGGCCATTACGGGGGAGATTCCTCCGGGAAGGTACACCAAAAACTTGGTAAGGAGACCCACTGCCGGCTCCGTTGGGCTGGCCACTGAAATCCTGGCGCCCGTGTTGTCCAAGCTCATTGAAAAGTACAGTACCGACTCCGAGAATGTGAAGAATCTCCTTGAGCTGCCACAGATGCTGGATCTTCGGAGCTGGAGTAAATACCAAGTAGTGCAACTGTTGGAGCAGATAAAGGAAATATTGTTTACGACGACCGGTAACCCGGTGCTCCGGATGGGAGCTCGAACATTGGTGCATCTGAGCCTGGTGGAGGCCTCGATAATCAGCGAAATACTCAGCAACGCGGTGACCAACTACAAGATTGCCTTCCGCACTTGGCAAGAGTCCTACGGCGCCCTCTACGGCTCTTCAGGGTCCTCCTCATCTACCTCTTCCTCCGTTAAATCCCAGAAGGTACGCCAGAGCCGCCTGCTGGAAACCTTGCGCCTTGTTTCCGCTCTCTACGGGCAGTTTGACCTGAGTGGCTATCACCTGACAGAGTCCGTATTAGCCAGCCTGAAACGGGTGGTCCGGGAGAGCGACGGATCGCAGAGAGACGCCCTTCCCCTCGAGGGCCGGTCTCTCTACATGGAGGTGTGCTACTTCAGCCTCAGCTGGGACTTGAAGAGGGCTCGGAAGCACGAGGATGACGAACTGTACTTGGTGGAGCTGTGCGCGGCCCTCAAGAAGCACTTTGAGGATTTTCTCTTCGTGACCAGGGATTTGATTAGGGACATGCGAAATGTTTTCTTGGCATATGAG AGCTATAACTATCTCTGCGACCTCTTTGTTCTCTTTGGGGAACAACTGGTTCTGAGTCCAAGCCCGAGCGTTAACGGCCTCACCTACAAGCCCACGATTGAGGACATAAGGCTGGTGGAAACCTTTATGATGGCCTACATCTTCCGCGACAATCCCTCGGAAATAGTGAAGGAGTGTAACTTCGATGAACTGCAGAAGAAGCGACGGGTCCTGAGCGGCTACTGCAAGCTGGTGGCCTTCAACGTGGTGCCCAGCATGCGGGCATCCGTAGTGTTCCAGCACTACGACAAG TTTTTCGAACCTTTCGGGGACATAATGCGAGCTGCCATGGAGCGGGCCGTGGACATCAATTGCGTCAACTATGGGATGACTGTGCTCCACAGTTTGCTGCTATACTACAGGAGGATAATGGCCAACTACAAAGATGACCCGGAGCGAGTGGTCGATTCGGACGAGTTCACCCATCTGCTCAGCTTGGCCCGGAGACTGGCCGAGACCTTCAATCCCAGTCTAGTGGAGAACCGTCGCGGAGTCCTGACCCTCCATCGTGCAGGGATTATGTTTGTTCTCGAATCGGTTCCCAGTGACCCGACGTCTGCCCCGAAGAATCTGATCTTCCTCAGAGTTATCCAGGAGTTTGTGCCGCAGATCCTGGTCCAGGACAAGCAGAATATCCGAGAATTTCTGGACGGAATCGAAGAGCCTTCGCTGCCGTCCTGCCGCAGGGAGATGTGGCAGCCCTTGGAAGAATATCGCTCAGCCTTGAACCAAAAAGTCAGAGCTCGCAGTAA AATCGGATGCCATGGAGATCTAAAAAGCGAAGGATAA
- the SA2 gene encoding cohesin subunit SA-2 isoform X2: MSDSSSDSEVAVEMEENRSQSHEDFQDDQPMGAMRAEQSEMGRTLLQLVLDKNQKHENLACLWVNEYMLDSTAALVSFFQFVVEASGSHYTIPKDTHMPFAYRDLVIAATVQFRNVSLYYPMIRKTAASFVKYVGGFGQSLLKAADGTPIFFDNIFLKEITGFVMTCSESKVRPFRHTGTMIGLKMMTTLQELSTLNSGLLQNLWLSMFQVIFVNRCIDVVDDIRLLCLSELGLWLEKYPDSFLRPDHARYLFEGLQDTSSKVRESCLQNILKLSRNEILRPVCLEQGKKLKRLLMNICVQPENELCELALNILTDFCGSSSGFLEEEECRLLEQLMFAANRGLAQAAASFSNQRRKGATDSENLRSLLEFFNENGQYEHTAYLVDALFGTCDLIVDWRLMVQMLLEEQRPQLSKKESSTLIEILYRGVKQAITGEIPPGRYTKNLVRRPTAGSVGLATEILAPVLSKLIEKYSTDSENVKNLLELPQMLDLRSWSKYQVVQLLEQIKEILFTTTGNPVLRMGARTLVHLSLVEASIISEILSNAVTNYKIAFRTWQESYGALYGSSGSSSSTSSSVKSQKVRQSRLLETLRLVSALYGQFDLSGYHLTESVLASLKRVVRESDGSQRDALPLEGRSLYMEVCYFSLSWDLKRARKHEDDELYLVELCAALKKHFEDFLFVTRDLIRDMRNVFLAYESYNYLCDLFVLFGEQLVLSPSPSVNGLTYKPTIEDIRLVETFMMAYIFRDNPSEIVKECNFDELQKKRRVLSGYCKLVAFNVVPSMRASVVFQHYDKFFEPFGDIMRAAMERAVDINCVNYGMTVLHSLLLYYRRIMANYKDDPERVVDSDEFTHLLSLARRLAETFNPSLVENRRGVLTLHRAGIMFVLESVPSDPTSAPKNLIFLRVIQEFVPQILVQDKQNIREFLDGIEEPSLPSCRREMWQPLEEYRSALNQKVRARKSDAMEI, encoded by the exons ATGAGTGATTCATCAAGTGATTCAGAAGTTGCGGTGGAAATGGAGGAGAACAG ATCGCAAAGCCACGAGGACTTCCAGGATGATCAGCCCATGGGAGCCATGAGAGCGGAACAGTCTGAAATGGGTAGAACCCTCCTCCAACTGGTTCTGGACAAGAACCAAAAACACGAG AACTTGGCCTGTTTGTGGGTGAACGAGTACATGCTAGACTCCACTGCTGCTCTGGTTTCCTTCTTCCAGTTCGTGGTGGAGGCCAGCGGGAGCCACTACACAATTCCCAAGGATACGCACATGCCCTTCGCCTACAGAGACCTGGTCATAGCTGCCACGGTTCAGTTTCGCAAT GTCAGCTTGTACTATCCCATGATTAGGAAGACTGCGGCATCCTTTGTCAAATATGTAGGGGGCTTTGGGCAGAGTCTTCTGAAGGCAGCCGATGGTACCCCTATATTCTTCGATAACATCTTCCTCAAAGAAATCACGGGCTTTGTGATGACCTGTTCGGAGTCTAAAGTGCGCCCCTTCCGACATACTGGAACTATGATAG GTCTTAAGATGATGACCACCCTTCAGGAGCTCTCCACTTTAAACAGCGGCCTGCTGCAAAATCTGTGGCTATCCATGTTCCAGGTCATATTCGTGAACCGTTGCATCGACGTGGTGGACGACATCCGCCTGCTCTGCCTATCCGAGTTGGGCTTGTGGCTGGAAAAGTATCCGGACAGCTTCTTGCGGCCAGATCACGCTCGATACCTATTCGAGGGCCTCCAGGACACCTCGAGCAAGGTGCGGGAGAGCTGCCTGCAGAACATCTTGAAGCTGAGCCGCAACGAGATCCTCCGTCCCGTTTGTCTGGAACAGGGCAAGAAGCTCAAGCGGCTTCTGATGAATATTTGCGTTCAGCCGGAGAACGAACTGTGTGAGTTGGCCCTCAACATCCTGACCGACTTCTGTGGCTCTTCGTCGGGGTttctggaggaggaggagtgcCGGTTGCTGGAGCAGCTGATGTTTGCCGCCAATCGAGGCCTGGCCCAGGCGGCAGCTTCGTTTTCCAACCAACGACGCAAAGGGGCAACAGATTCTGAAAATCTGCGATCtcttttggaatttttcaaCGAAAACGGACAGTACGAGCACACGGCCTATTTGGTAGATGCCCTATTTGGAACCTGCGACCTCATAGTGGACTGGAGGCTGATGGTCCAAATGCTTCTCGAAGAGCAGCGCCCACAACTATCCAAGAAGGAGAGCTCTACTCTGATAGAGATTCTGTACCGTGGCGTCAAACAGGCCATTACGGGGGAGATTCCTCCGGGAAGGTACACCAAAAACTTGGTAAGGAGACCCACTGCCGGCTCCGTTGGGCTGGCCACTGAAATCCTGGCGCCCGTGTTGTCCAAGCTCATTGAAAAGTACAGTACCGACTCCGAGAATGTGAAGAATCTCCTTGAGCTGCCACAGATGCTGGATCTTCGGAGCTGGAGTAAATACCAAGTAGTGCAACTGTTGGAGCAGATAAAGGAAATATTGTTTACGACGACCGGTAACCCGGTGCTCCGGATGGGAGCTCGAACATTGGTGCATCTGAGCCTGGTGGAGGCCTCGATAATCAGCGAAATACTCAGCAACGCGGTGACCAACTACAAGATTGCCTTCCGCACTTGGCAAGAGTCCTACGGCGCCCTCTACGGCTCTTCAGGGTCCTCCTCATCTACCTCTTCCTCCGTTAAATCCCAGAAGGTACGCCAGAGCCGCCTGCTGGAAACCTTGCGCCTTGTTTCCGCTCTCTACGGGCAGTTTGACCTGAGTGGCTATCACCTGACAGAGTCCGTATTAGCCAGCCTGAAACGGGTGGTCCGGGAGAGCGACGGATCGCAGAGAGACGCCCTTCCCCTCGAGGGCCGGTCTCTCTACATGGAGGTGTGCTACTTCAGCCTCAGCTGGGACTTGAAGAGGGCTCGGAAGCACGAGGATGACGAACTGTACTTGGTGGAGCTGTGCGCGGCCCTCAAGAAGCACTTTGAGGATTTTCTCTTCGTGACCAGGGATTTGATTAGGGACATGCGAAATGTTTTCTTGGCATATGAG AGCTATAACTATCTCTGCGACCTCTTTGTTCTCTTTGGGGAACAACTGGTTCTGAGTCCAAGCCCGAGCGTTAACGGCCTCACCTACAAGCCCACGATTGAGGACATAAGGCTGGTGGAAACCTTTATGATGGCCTACATCTTCCGCGACAATCCCTCGGAAATAGTGAAGGAGTGTAACTTCGATGAACTGCAGAAGAAGCGACGGGTCCTGAGCGGCTACTGCAAGCTGGTGGCCTTCAACGTGGTGCCCAGCATGCGGGCATCCGTAGTGTTCCAGCACTACGACAAG TTTTTCGAACCTTTCGGGGACATAATGCGAGCTGCCATGGAGCGGGCCGTGGACATCAATTGCGTCAACTATGGGATGACTGTGCTCCACAGTTTGCTGCTATACTACAGGAGGATAATGGCCAACTACAAAGATGACCCGGAGCGAGTGGTCGATTCGGACGAGTTCACCCATCTGCTCAGCTTGGCCCGGAGACTGGCCGAGACCTTCAATCCCAGTCTAGTGGAGAACCGTCGCGGAGTCCTGACCCTCCATCGTGCAGGGATTATGTTTGTTCTCGAATCGGTTCCCAGTGACCCGACGTCTGCCCCGAAGAATCTGATCTTCCTCAGAGTTATCCAGGAGTTTGTGCCGCAGATCCTGGTCCAGGACAAGCAGAATATCCGAGAATTTCTGGACGGAATCGAAGAGCCTTCGCTGCCGTCCTGCCGCAGGGAGATGTGGCAGCCCTTGGAAGAATATCGCTCAGCCTTGAACCAAAAAGTCAGAGCTCGCA AATCGGATGCCATGGAGATCTAA